TGCTATCTTCGTTGATGGTGATGGTGTTGTTAGATGTTGTAGGCGGGTCGTTTTGCGGCGTGACATCGATGGTAATGGTTTTGGCTTCGCTATCTGTCGTACCGTCGTTGACAGTGAAATCAAAGTTGGCATAGCTGTCCCCATTTTTATCCGCATCTGGGGTAAATACCAAATTGCCAATCTGGTCAGCAGCAATTTCCTGGTCTGCGGTGACGTCGCTACCATCGAGTTGCAGGCTACCGTTGCTTGGCAGGTTGGTTATGGTGATGGTTTGTAAGGAATCCCCATCGGCATCGCTAAAGCCAAAGTCACTCTCACTAAAGGTATGGCTGCTATCTTCGTTGATGGTGATGGTGGTTTCGTCTGCTGCTGTGGGAGGGTCGTTGGGAGAAATTTGGATAGTTGTGGTAGCAATAATGTTACTTTGGTTGCCATCGCTGTCTGTAACCGTAACTTCTACACTGCGATCGCTGGTGTCGGGATTGTCGGAGGTATTGTTATATTGAATTTGCGCGATCGCATCTTGGTAATCTGCAACAGAGGCATTTCCCGTCAACTCTAAGATTCCAGTATTAGGATCGTAAGAACTGGTAATGTCTCCTGGCAAAGAACCACTCACCGACAAACTTTCCAAGTTGCCATTGGGTAGCGAGGTGAGTTCTATGGTTGCCGATTGAAGTTGGTTACTATCGGCATCTTTGATAGTGATATCGCTATTATCGCCAATAGCCACACCACCATCACCTTCTGTCCAGGTGGTTTGGTATCCTGTCCCGGTGGCACCGCTGCTATCATTACTATCAAGGTCAACTATAGGAGGAGCGGCTCCATTGACAGCGAAAACACTACCACTTCCAACTAAGTCCAAACCACTGTCGTCCTCTGTATTTCTTGGGTAAGCACCATTATCAGTAATATCCCCGTTAACATCAGTTACATCACTTCCAAAAATGGCATAGCCGTAGAAAGTTTGATTATTGCTAATGTTTAAGTCACTGTAAGAAATAAAAGCACCTGCAATGTCCTGATTTGTAGTGTCAGCCTCTTGAAAATTTGATTCCGGTTCCTTTCGAAAAATGAACTGTTGTTCAGGTGGATCGAAAACAGAACTGGACGAATTGAAATCTACTGTTATTGCGTCCCCAAAAGAATTTGCCTGACCATTTTCGTCGATACCAGTAATGGCTGCAATTTTTATCTCATCGTTGCCACCACGTTCAAAAAGAGCAAAGCCAATTTCCTCAAGTTTGTTACTTGCAGGAGCGCTGATGCCTGTAGTTGATATAAAATCGACTCTTTCAATATTATTCTGATTTCCTTCCTTATTATTTTCGTTAGTGAAAAGGTTATCTACACCACGATTCAGCGTTCGACCCAACAAAACATCTTCCATGGTATCCACAAATGTTGGTCGAAGATTTACATTTGATACATTTGAATCGTCGCTCGACTCGGCTTCGTACCATAGAATTTCTTGTTTTCCACTGACTTGAGTGTTGTCAACTCTGTTGATTTTTATTTTATCAAGAAGTTGAACGAAATTGTATGAATTTGAATTTATTTCAAATCCTGTAATATTTCTGTTATTAGGATCTCCTACTTGAAAAGTATATGTTTTTCCATCGGTAAATTGTGGTGTAGAATTGTCCGGTAAATCTTCATTGTCATACGAAATACTATCAATCGGTTCGGGAAACACAAAACGATACGCTTGCAAGCCATCGGGAGAAAAAGCCAGTTTTGAATTTTTCTCGTGAGTAAAAACATCTAACGTCCAGCTACCACCTAAAGCGGAACTGCCAACTTTGGTAGTGGAGGCGGCAATTTTGGCATTAGTAAATTGCTGCAACTTCTCGATCAGTTCGCTACCGGCATCTCCCGCTGCCACATTACAGCCGTACAGAACCAAAGTAGAAATATTCCATGCCTGCAAATCGTGGCGATAGGCATCAATATTGTCTAAACGCAGACCGTTGCTGCCAAAATCCAAACTACCAGGAGAACCGTGGCAGACCAAGTGAACTTCTACAGGGTAGGGAAAATTTCGCAGATGCTGGGAAATTTGGTGGATGCCGTCGCAGTGGCGATTGACAATTGCAATCTCAGATCCAGCGATCGCGTTTGTGGCTAAAATTTCTAAATCTGGAATTCTCTCATCTAAGAAGATAACTTTTTTCGGAGATTCCTGGCTGCAGTTTTGGTAGTTCCCGTAGGTAGAAGCGTTTTTGGAAGCTTGGGTGCGATCGCAATTGGTAGCGATCGCGGGATGGGAAGCGATTTTGCCTTGGTAGATGGGAGTAACTTGGTTCATTGTAGCACCTTAAGGCTGCTGAGGGAGTAAGAAAAAGAGAGAGATGTTCGGAAAAATACATCTGCCAACCAACTATAGAGAAAAGTTGGCATACTGAGATAACTTTACAAGTTTTCCACTGTACTTTTTAATTATCTGCGATTTCCTTTTATGCAGACTTCGGCTATTTCGCGGAAAAACTTACGTAGAATGGCGGATTTTTGGCGTCAATGGTTTCTTCATCCGCAACCAGAGAAACAACCATATCCAACTGGTGGCATCGAACACATCCACCAAAATGGATTCCTCCACATGCTCATTATATCTCCAGATGAGCTTCGGGAACCGCGATCGTATTGCGAAAAGCTTCTAATAGATAGAACGATAACACTCATTTGTTCAAACAAAAATAACACTCGTTTTGGCTAGTTGGCGATCGCCAGCGATCGCTACAATCCAACGGACTACGAATCTAATAAAATAGCCTCTAGCTACACGAAGTAAGTTGGATAGGTTAAGTTCCCGTCAAACGACACAAAACATCCATTGGTAAACTTCTTGAATATATTTGAGAAGCCGCCAGCTGCAAAATAG
This region of Geitlerinema sp. PCC 9228 genomic DNA includes:
- a CDS encoding DUF4347 domain-containing protein → MNQVTPIYQGKIASHPAIATNCDRTQASKNASTYGNYQNCSQESPKKVIFLDERIPDLEILATNAIAGSEIAIVNRHCDGIHQISQHLRNFPYPVEVHLVCHGSPGSLDFGSNGLRLDNIDAYRHDLQAWNISTLVLYGCNVAAGDAGSELIEKLQQFTNAKIAASTTKVGSSALGGSWTLDVFTHEKNSKLAFSPDGLQAYRFVFPEPIDSISYDNEDLPDNSTPQFTDGKTYTFQVGDPNNRNITGFEINSNSYNFVQLLDKIKINRVDNTQVSGKQEILWYEAESSDDSNVSNVNLRPTFVDTMEDVLLGRTLNRGVDNLFTNENNKEGNQNNIERVDFISTTGISAPASNKLEEIGFALFERGGNDEIKIAAITGIDENGQANSFGDAITVDFNSSSSVFDPPEQQFIFRKEPESNFQEADTTNQDIAGAFISYSDLNISNNQTFYGYAIFGSDVTDVNGDITDNGAYPRNTEDDSGLDLVGSGSVFAVNGAAPPIVDLDSNDSSGATGTGYQTTWTEGDGGVAIGDNSDITIKDADSNQLQSATIELTSLPNGNLESLSVSGSLPGDITSSYDPNTGILELTGNASVADYQDAIAQIQYNNTSDNPDTSDRSVEVTVTDSDGNQSNIIATTTIQISPNDPPTAADETTITINEDSSHTFSESDFGFSDADGDSLQTITITNLPSNGSLQLDGSDVTADQEIAADQIGNLVFTPDADKNGDSYANFDFTVNDGTTDSEAKTITIDVTPQNDPPTTSNNTITINEDS